One part of the Rutidosis leptorrhynchoides isolate AG116_Rl617_1_P2 chromosome 1, CSIRO_AGI_Rlap_v1, whole genome shotgun sequence genome encodes these proteins:
- the LOC139885567 gene encoding uncharacterized membrane protein At1g16860-like, with translation MSSRFPSHQLNNGLYVSGRPEQPKERVPTMSSTAVPYTGGDIKKSGELGKMFDVENATSRPRKSGPITSAPLRTGSFGGGASSHSNQTTSNSANRMGSSNTGPGSSSMKKASSGPLNKHGEPIRKSSGPQGAGLPSSRHNSGPIPPILPTTGLITSGPLNSAGAPRKGSVPAESTGSGKSRTTMAKNQAVTYLRQVDGRSFSSSAFGCWGRKSVIDFIDSYPDAELGTAKNGQFVKISGVVTCGNVPLESSFQRIPRCVYTSTSLYEYRGWGSKPANPTHRRFSWGLRTMERHVVDFYISDFQSGLRALVKTGYGARVTPHVEEPAVIEVDQSNVESSPQFVRWLNDRNIPMEDRVMRLKEGYIKEGSTVSVMGIVQRHNNVLMIVPPSERVPTGCQWTKCLLPVSLEGIVLRCEDSSKLDVIPV, from the exons ATGAGTTCACGGTTTCCATCTCATCAGTTGAATAATGGGTTATACGTATCGGGTCGTCCTGAACAGCCAAAAGAACGGGTCCCAACCATGTCCTCAACCGCCGTACCTTACACTGGCGGCGACATAAAAAAATCCGGCGAACTCGGAAAAATGTTCGACGTGGAAAATGCCACCTCGCGACCCAGAAAATCTGGACCAATAACGAGTGCTCCGTTAAGAACCGGGTCATTTGGTGGTGGTGCTTCATCTCATTCCAACCAAACAACGTCAAATTCGGCTAATAGAATGGGGTCATCAAATACTGGTCCAGGTTCATCTTCAATGAAGAAAGCTAGTTCTGGACCTTTGAATAAACATGGTGAACCCATTAGGAAATCGTCTGGCCCACAAGGTGCCGGGCTGCCCTCTTCTCGACATAATTCTGGACCTATCCCCCCAATTCTCCCAACCACCGGGCTCATCACGTCTGGACCGCTTAACTCAGCTGGTGCACCTCGAAAAGGGTCGGTTCCCGCTGAGTCTACCGGGTCAGGTAAATCGCGAACCACCATGGCTAAAAATCAAGCAGTTACTTATCTCCGCCAGGTGGATGGGCGTTCGTTCTCCAG CTCCGCTTTTGGATGCTGGGGAAGAAAATCTGTGATCGATTTCATTGATTCGTACCCGGATGCTGAACTTGGAACAGCGAAGAACGGACAGTTTGTTAAGATCTCTGGG GTGGTTACTTGTGGTAACGTTCCTCTGGAGTCATCATTTCAACGGATCCCTAGATGTGTTTACACATCAACAAGTTTATATGAATATCGAGGATGGGGTTCTAAACCTGCAAACCCCACACATCGTCGATTTTCGTGGGGTCTACGAACCATGGAG AGACATGTGGTGGATTTCTATATATCTGACTTCCAATCTGGTTTAAGAGCGTTAGTTAAAACTGGTTATGGTGCCCGAGTGACTCCACATGTTGAGGAACCTGCTGTTATAGAAGTTGACCAGTCAAATGTTGAATCGTCTCCTCAATTTGTCAGATGGTTGAATGACAGAAATATCCCTATGGAGGATCGTGTGATGCGGCTAAAAGAAGG atatatcaaAGAAGGCAGCACTGTAAGTGTGATGGGAATCGTTCAAAGACACAACAACGTGTTGATGATTGTTCCGCCGTCTGAGCGGGTCCCGACTGGATGCCAATGGACAAAATGTCTTCTTCCTGTGAGCTTAGAAGGCATCGTATTGAGATGTGAAGACTCATCAAAGCTCGACGTGATTCCTGTCTAA
- the LOC139885566 gene encoding RNA-binding KH domain-containing protein PEPPER-like yields the protein MASTTPSVNGTVTEIPKPDAQSANNAVVETAPESIATEPAPATITAPAEVAPEKKWPGWPGECVFRLIVPVLKVGSIIGRKGDIIRKMCEETKARIRVLEAGVGTPDRIVLISGKEETELPFSPAMDAVIRIFRRINGFPDHESESITSVPFCSIRLLVPSMQAISLIGKQGSTIKSIQETTGCPVRVLSGDEVSAISSNADERIVDMQGEGSKVLKALEAVVGHLRKFLVDRSVLPLFEKPNNVAATTQEAQVETSWADKPVMRTGTEYSLPMRRDTLFFDREPQRESLPTVTSHGLSLYGPDPGLGLARTRSPAVPRTGGPIVTQIAQTMQIPLIYAEDIIGVGGTNIAMIRRTSGAILTVQESRGLPDEITVEIKGTASQVQTAQQLIEDCVNGHKESLSIPSSYGMMDSGLRSSYSQLGTQLGNSSYQPPSSTYGGQSYGGYGASGLGGGYSSYRM from the exons atGGCTTCCACCACACCTTCAGTCAATGGCACCGTTACAGAAATACCTAAACCCGACGCACAATCTGCAAATAACGCCGTCGTAGAAACGGCGCCGGAATCAATCGCGACGGAGCCAGCACCAGCGACTATTACAGCTCCGGCAGAAGTAGCACCGGAGAAAAAGTGGCCCGGATGGCCTGGAGAGTGTGTGTTCCGGCTTATAGTGCCTGTGCTTAAAGTCGGGAGCATAATTGGACGGAAAGGAGATATTATTAGGAAAATGTGTGAAGAAACTAAAGCTCGAATTCGTGTACTCGAGGCTGGTGTTGGTACGCCTGATCGCATT GTTTTGATATCTGGCAAAGAAGAAACAGAGCTACCCTTCTCACCTGCAATGGATGCTGTAATTAGAATATTCAGACGTATTAATGGCTTTCCAGATCACGAAAGCGAGAGTATAACATCCGTCCCTTTCTGCTCTATCCGACTGTTGGTCCCGTCAATGCAAGCCATAAGCCTAATCGGAAAGCAAGGATCTACAATCAAATCAATACAGGAGACCACTGGTTGTCCTGTGCGTGTCCTCTCTGGTG ATGAGGTGTCAGCAATATCTTCCAACGCAGATGAGAGGATTGTCGATATGCAGGGAGAAGGTTCTAAGGTTCTGAAAGCTCTAGAAGCTGTTGTGGGCCACCTGAGGAAGTTTTTGGTTGATCGTAGTGTCCTTCCTCTGTTTGAAAAGCCT AACAATGTAGCAGCAACCACACAAGAAGCCCAAGTTGAGACATCATGGGCTGACAAACCTGTGATGCGGACTGGTACTGAGTATTCTCTTCCAATGAGGCGAGATACACTCTTTTTTGACCGTGAACCACAACGAGAATCACTGCCCACAGTCACATCACATGGACTATCTTTATATGGTCCTGATCCTGGACTGGGGCTAGCCAGAACACGTTCTCCCGCTGTTCCTCGTACCGGTGGTCCTATTGTCACTCAG ATAGCTCAAACAATGCAAATACCGCTGATTTATGCTGAGGATATAATTGGAGTTGGAGGGACAAACATTGCAATGATCCGTCGAACAAGTGGTGCAATTCTTACTGTGCAAGAGAGCAGAGGTTTACCAGATGAGATTACGGTTGAAATAAAAGGGACAGCATCACAGGTTCAGACTGCTCAACAACTTATTGAG GATTGTGTCAACGGTCACAAAGAATCATTATCAATTCCAAGCAGCTATGGCATGATGGACTCAGGTTTGAGGTCTTCGTACTCTCAATTGGGAACTCAATTGGGGAATTCATCATACCAACCACCGTCATCAACTTATGGTGGCCAATCGTATGGCGGGTATGGAGCCTCAGGTTTAGGAGGTGGATACAGTAGTTACAGGATGTGA